The Cinclus cinclus chromosome 3, bCinCin1.1, whole genome shotgun sequence genome has a window encoding:
- the LOC134042023 gene encoding serine/threonine-protein kinase pim-1-like, whose translation MDSEVDEVARVLLHMVWNSPEFVEKAASHTLGIMVENPPLEQLYREGPLLGSGGFGSVYAGTRLADGVPVAIKRVSRDRVLEWARLHDGALVPLELVLLWMASWPGFRGIVRLLDWFELPDGFALVMERPERCQDLWHLLHAGGFLPEPVARALFRQVLGAVRHCTSRGVLHRDIKAENVLVDLATGEAKLIDFACGMILQDTFYTQMAGTREYYPPEWILFGRYHGQPATIWSLGILLYQLVCRHLPFKSREDIVRGQLFFPPRVSQECQHLIRWCLSMDPADRPSLDDLLRPLLFTVAKSLKLSVRTGTVATADHKLDTVMRRKFCSFVCRQCLSGDFIAESLSGSPPSMLLPSKPLPPIRKGSPSCKPITMCNGEEEKGKDGTGYKDISRNSAELSSEGKGSERTYQHLIRSSESHTKSAQNLRKVKVKT comes from the exons cctcccctggagcagctgtaccgggagggcccgctgctggggagcggcggcttcggcagcgtttacgccgggacccggctcgccgacggcgtcccg gtggccatcaagcgagtgtcccgggaccgcgtcttggagtgggcgcggctg cacgacggcgcccttgtgcccctggagctggtgctgctctggatggcgtcgtggcccggcttccgcggcatcgtgcggctcctggactggttcgagctgcccgacggcttcgcgctggtcatggagcgtccggagcgctgtcaggacctctggcacctgctgcacgcgggggggttcctgccagagcccgtggcgcgggcgctgttccggcaggtgctgggggccgtgcggcactgcaccagccgcggcgtcctgcaccgcgacatcaaggccgagaacgtgctcgttgacctggccaccggcgaggcgaagctcatcgacttcgcCTGCGGCATGATCCTGCAGGACACGTTCTACACCCAGATGGCCG gaacgcgggagtactacccaccggagtggatcctctttggccgctaccatggccagccagccaccatctggtccctgggcatcctgctctatcagctggtgtgcaggcaccttcctttcaaaagcagagaggacatcgtccggggacagctcttcttcccgccccgggtgtctcaag agtgccagcacctgatcaggtggtgcttatccatggaccctgcagacaggccatccttggatgacctttta CGTCCTCTTCTTTTCacagtagccaaatcactcaAACTTTCAgtcaggacagggactgtggccacAGCTGACCACAAACTGGACACGGTCATGAGACGCAagttctgttcctttgtttgCCGCCAAT GCCTGAGTGGTGACTTTATTGCCGAGAGTCTTTCTGGGTCACCTCcctctatgctccttccctccaagccgtTGCCTCCCATCCGGAagggctctccttcctgcaagccAATCACAATGTGcaatggagaggaagagaaagggaaagatggcACTGGCTACAAAGATATCAGTAGAAACAGTGCggagctgagttcagagggaaaagggagtgag AGAACCTACCAACACTTAATACGAAGTTCAGAGTCCCACACCAAGTCAGCACAGAATCTGAGGAAAGTGAAAGTTAAAACTTAA